CGAGCGAGCAGTTTGGTTGCGCTGGGGGATAGTGAAGTTTTGGTCACCTCAATTAAAAACGCAGTAAAGTTCCTGGTTGAAGAATAAGTTATATTGTAAACACAGCCCTTCTCTTTTGATGCCCTCGATTGCTTGTGTTCATTTGTTCCTATTTCACTGTCGAGTTGTGCATTTTGTGCAGGTGGAAAACACAAGGCAGGATGTTTTCACAACGAGCATGTTGCCGGCGGGTCAGTTGAGTCTACACGGTTCTCATCGTGTCGATAAGTTCCGCTCTCCGCCTTTCTGCTCACATTCTCTGACACGGAACAAGCGAGTGTTACTGATAGCGAGAAAATCTGAAAATGGCAGAAACTGCTCCAGCACCAGCCGCCCCTGCCCCTGCTAAAGCGCCCAAGAAGAAGAGCGCGACAAAGCCCAAGAAATCGGGACCCAGCGTGTCGGAGCTGATCGTCAAGGCTGTGTCTGCCTCCAAGGAGCGCAGCGGGCTGTCCGTGGCGGCGCTCAAGAAGATCCTGCAGGCCGGCGGCTACGATGTGGAGAAGCACAACTCCCTCGTCAATAGAGCCCTCAAGAGCCTGGTGACCAAGGAGACCCTGCTGCAGACCAAGGGCACCGGCGCCTCGGGCTCCTTCAAGCTCAACAAAAAGGCGGCTGAAGCCAAGGAGAAGGCGGCCAAGAAGAAGGCAGCTCCCAAGAAACCAGCGGCAAAGAAAGCGGTTGTCAAGAAAACAACGAAAAAGGTTTCGGCAAAGAAAGCAGCGACACCCAAGAAAACTCCTACGAAAGCGAAGAAACCGAAAGCTGTAAAGAAGGCGCCCAAGAGCCCGAAGAAAGCGGCTGCCAAGCCTAAAAAGGTCGTAAAGAAGAGCCCGAAGAAAGCGAAGGCAGCGCCTAAACCTAAAAGGGTGACCAAGGCAGCCAAACCCGCAGCGAAGAAGGCGGCTCCTAAAAAGAAGTGAGCCGTTAAAGCGACGATGCAAACAATGAACccaaaggctcttttcagagccaaCACACCTTTCTAAAAAGAGCAGATTGTCATAGTGTACACAAGGCGATGTGGCGCGATTTCGTGCCGTGGAGGGTGTCCCGCTTTCTCGGTGGGACAGCCTGGTCTCCTCGGCGTGCGGTTCCACACGGTGAAGCAAGGCGGCGCCCCGCAGTACAGCTGGGGACCCGCTTTCTCGGTGGGAC
The Polyodon spathula isolate WHYD16114869_AA unplaced genomic scaffold, ASM1765450v1 scaffolds_2079, whole genome shotgun sequence genome window above contains:
- the LOC121310401 gene encoding histone H1-like encodes the protein MAETAPAPAAPAPAKAPKKKSATKPKKSGPSVSELIVKAVSASKERSGLSVAALKKILQAGGYDVEKHNSLVNRALKSLVTKETLLQTKGTGASGSFKLNKKAAEAKEKAAKKKAAPKKPAAKKAVVKKTTKKVSAKKAATPKKTPTKAKKPKAVKKAPKSPKKAAAKPKKVVKKSPKKAKAAPKPKRVTKAAKPAAKKAAPKKK